TCAAAGCAACTATTGCCAAGTTCTTAACtggcatggggggtggggggggatgagATTATTTGCAagtgaagagagtgagagagaatgtTAATGTTACATAAAACATTGTAATTGCTTCCAAGTGATTTAAGAATCAATGTCCTAATGATTCCAATTTATTTCTGTTGCCAGGTCCTGCAAAACTGCCTGGAAACTTAAGTTGTCTTCTGTGTTAAATTCTAACTTGTCTATGCCAAAATTAGATATTAACCATGCAAGTCAGAATTTActttgtatgaatgtatatgcacatatatatacatacatatatatttgattaAACCACTCTCTCAAAAATAATTAACAGTGTTTCACCAACTGTGCCCACTCCTAAATGGCAAACTGCAGAGCACTTTCCAAATCACTAAATTACTACTTGACACcgtttttagatatttttaatttaattctgatttttaaaactctttcttAAAGCCATGAGACTTCTTTTTAAAGTCCCAAGCACTAAGCAGGTTAACTCACATCTGTTCTTGAGACCGCTCTTCTGCGAGAGCTTGTTCATTAGAGACTGTATTCCGAATGTTTATGTCTACATCGACTGTCCTTGTATTATCTCCATGTTTAAAGCAAATGACTCTCCGTGCATTAGCGGGAGACTTTTCCAAGGAGGAATCAATCATATTTCCAAAGACTAGTTTCTTCTAACTTTCCAAATGAGTGAGTGACGCCTGAGTCTCTCTGCACAGTGGTGGTGatcttgtttaaaatataaattcagatTTCACATTAATGTCTCTCGTCACATTTTGAAAGAACGTGTTCCTGTGTGCACAGGATTCATTTTCTTTGGAATGATCTCCTGCTCGCCTTCCAGCACAGCCCTCACGAAGTAAAAGGAGTCAGTAACTTGAATAAATACACACAGCTTAGGCTGGCAGCAGAAAGGACCAAAGAGCCCTCCTGCAGAAGCAGGCGCACTGCAAAACTCGATTAGCTCTAGCTCGCGGACCGGACACTGCTTTTTATAAGCGCTTTCCAACCCCGGGGAAGTTTTCTGAgtctccctctctgctctccagagGCTAGAAAGTCCTAACCAGGTTTTatctattttttccctcttttttttttttctctcccctgtAACAACAAAAGAAGTTGTCAGGAAACCGCTGCTTGGTATATGTCATCAAGGGCTTTCTATTTTCCGTAAGTtgttctcctcctgctcctcattGTCCCCAAACACTCAGAGTAAGGTTAGGACCCTCCAGCCTCCACCACAACCAAGCAAACCAACCCGACCTAATCAGAATTTCTTGGACTCCTCCTGATTGCTGTTGGCCCCACCCCCGCCCTCCCAAGCCCATCTTTAGACCTCAAGTTAAAAACCTCAATTTAGAACTAAAAGACAAAAGTCTTTTAAAGAACTTTCCAGGAGCGAAGAGATCCCTTTAACCCCACAGAGAAGGTCACGTCATTGGAAGTTCTTGAGGCCAATTGAAACTCAGGCAGCTGTTGGCCATATGCTGGAGTAACCTGGGTCCCGGGCCATCCCATGGCTAGGTTGGAAGGAAAAGTTAACTTTGTCTGTTCCTTGAGTTTAGACAAACCCGTCCTGCAGGCGCTGGACCTGGGTTTGCCAGgagctcaaaaataaaaaaatctaagaacAGGAAAGATCAGTGTTTGCAGAAAGACTCGggtaccactgcccagcagacaaacacacccgGAGGACTGAAGCCCTGGGCTCCACGGATGCGTGCATGCACCTCATGCCTCGTATCCACTCCTAGCGAGGACAGTACACTCGATTAGGGGTCTAATCCGGACGTTGGCCGCGAACCTGCACTGTTAGGCGGGAGCTCCCGGGTGCTTGCTTACCTTGGGGTTGGTCAGGAGCTGGTGCTGGTCGCTGTGTAGCAGCGCCCTGGAGTTGGACTCGGAGGTGTTCACGTAGACCTGGACGCAGGGATACTGCGAGGTGCCCCTGCAGTCGGTGCCACAGGTGAAGGTGCACTCGAACACCTCGCCGATCTGCTGCACCGACAGCACCGTGCAGTTGGCCGCCGTGGCTTGCAGATCCTGCAAGGCGGGACTGAGCCAGCAGAAGCCGAAGATGAAGAGCGACAGGATGCCGGAGACGATGAGGAACAAGCCGAGCCGGATGCTCTTGTCTTCGGCTTCCGTGTACTCGTAAGACACCCTGAGCTTCGCCATCGCCCCCCACTCTCCACGGCTGGCGCGCTCCCCGCCCCCTCCCGCCCCCGGCGCCGAGCTCAACCGCCTCGGGCGGGAGGAGCCGCCGCCGTCGCCGCCGCCGCGCGACAGCAGGGGAGTGGGCGGCGAGGGGGCGCGCGCGAGAACAAAGGGGCCGAGGCCGGCGACGCCCCCGGCGGCAGCGACGGCGCTGCCCGCGGCCCGGCTCCCCGGTGCCACCGCTGCCTCACAGCGTCCCGCACCCCGGGGCTCCCCGagcccgcccccgcccccgcgcGCTCCGCGCCCCGCGCCCGCCTCCCCGCGCGCACCGCCCTCCTGCCATCGCCGCGGCCGAGCGCCCGGCGCCCCGACGCTGGGAGCGGCTGGGCTGCTGAGCCCGGGCTCCGCCGGGAGGGAGGCTGCTCCTCCCCGCCCTAGGCGCCGCCGCCCCTCCCCGCCCTGCGCCGCGCCCCGCAGTTCCCGTGGGCGAGCACCCGGGCCGCCGCGAGCTGCTCTCGGAATCCTCGCCAGATGCAACCTGGAGAGATGGCGGAGACGGCCGCGGCGAACGCTTAGCACCGAGGGAGCGTGTCTGGGGAGAaagttaaaagaggaaaaaaaaattaaagtggggGAGGATGGCGTGAGCGTGCACGGCGGGAATCTTAAAACTCTGATCCGGGGAGCTGCGGGGCAACGGGCGCACCGGCAAAGCGAGCTCGGCGGCGAGCGACAGAAGGCACCCCGGCACGGACGCAGGGAGATGCTCACCGGCGAGTGGCTGGAGCCGGAGGTCCCCGCGGATCTCACGCCGCCACGGGGCCTGTGCAGGCTGACACGATCGGAACCTTGAACGTCGGTGGACTTCTCTGGAAAAATAGGTCCCAGGCAGCGGGAACGACCCCTAGGGGTTGGACGCAAACAGGTGGCAGAGGCTTGCAACCTGAAAGGCGACGCCACTTTCCTGGCTTCAGGCTGTGGAGCGCTTACTCTGTTGGCCTCTTTAGGAATCTTGCCACCTTAGCCCGCCCCGAGATTTGCAGGTGAGCGTTTTCTGGACCGCGGCTTGCAGACACTTTGGAACTGGTACAGTTACAAGAGTTAGCAGTTAGAGTTTTGCTGTTAGTCCTTCGCCTTTCTACTTCGTCCTTGCTACTTTTGTATATCAACCCTGTCGGTGTACACCTTCAGCTTCTATTCTGACTTTTGTAAGTTTTAAACAACTttttatctacattttttttaatcataaaatcaAACTTGAGAACTGTTTCGAGCTACGTTTGGaagaataaagttttttttttttttaaactttccctTTCTTGTCTTGCAAGTCCTAGATGAATGAACTCAGGTTCCCGATGAACAACAGTTGCCAAATCATGGAAATGTTAAGCCCACTCTACCAGACTTCAAACACTTTAGCTGGTACTGACTAAATACATTTTGAGAGAGTTCTGACAGGTTATGCTGACATGTATTTTGCAAGCAAGCAATGGGAAAAGGAGACCTTTAGCGTCTGGTTTTTGTAATGAATAAAATGGCTGCAGGATTTGGAAAACTTTAAAATCACAAAGATGTTATGTCTCAGTGTCTTCTACGTTTTAGAGCAGtcactgcattttattttatttctgcctgagattttttttccccttgttgtTGTAAAGGTATTTGTTAGGGACACGTTGACTATAAAGAAAAGTGAGCTCAATGATTGAACCGTCTTAACCTGAAATCACAAATCTTCGCTGAGTGTTTTCCTTCGACAGATTCCAGATGCCAACCCTCATTTCAAAAAGGCAACCTCTTCCAGGACTGGAAGATGGGGATGAGGGGTGGGTGAATGAACACGAAACAGGACCACTAAGACTGAGGGACTAAATAAAGTAATTGTTTTCATATCTAGGTTGTCTTCTGTCTTAGTCGAAACATATCTGAAGACTTCACAGATTAAATCAACTATTTTTACTTTTGAAGGATGCACTAGAAATACGTGTTAGTTTTCTACTTGTGGTAGGGCTGGCTTGTAACATTCCCACGAAAGGCTGGATATACTTGTTATACTTGGATATACTTGGATATACTTGGATATACTTGGATATACAGAAAACAGATCATCATTGACTTTCAGCCAGAAGGGCCGTAAGAACTTTGGGGACCTCAGGAAGGTTGAGCCACAGGGCAATGTGGCACCTTCTGTTCCCAGAAGGGCAGAGACAGCACAGGAAAGGAAGCTTCCTATGAATAGCATGCCATCCACAGAAACTAAAAGGCACACTGTTTGGCACCAGACTCCCTCACAGAATACTGTTGTCTCCATGGTTCTCTCATGACAGCCAGAGCAAGCCACAGTGAACTTTCATTTAGAACAGCAAAAGCTTCCCAAAGAAGAACATTCAAGTTTGCTTTGTAATCAACGCTCTACAAAACCTTCTGTGGCTTCTGTTAGAAGTGCGGCATCCGATCTCCATGTGTACGCAGGCCCTTAATAACATAGGAGTGAAGCATGTTGTTCCTGTTCGTTGTTTCCAGAATCAGCACATGATGGAGTCTTTCTGTAACAAACTTAGTAAACACATGCATAGCTAACTACACAGACTAGAAAAGCCACATTTGAACAACCTTTTCATTAAAATTCAGATTCTGGAGACGTTTGAAACATTTGCAACTAACTATAATATGAGAGGAAGAGACTAGTGATCCAACACAATCATATAGAAATCCTATTTTCCCAATTCAGGCATAACTAGGAAGTtagagtttctctttatttaatcttaactttaaaatatctagtttggggactggagagatgtgatggtttgtatatgcttggcccagggagtggcactattagaaggtgtggacttgttggagtaggtgtgtcattgtgggggtgggcagtGAGAACCTTctcctaaccatgtgggagccagtcttctcctagcagccatcagatgaagatgtagaaccctcagctcctcctgtaccatgcctgcctggatgctctaCCATGCTCttaccttggtgataatggactgaacttctgaacctgtaagacagccccactTAAGtgtcatccttataagagttgccatggttatggtgtctcttcatagcaataaacaCTAAGacaagagatgactcagcagttaagggcaggTACTGCTCTTACAAGGACTTGAGTTCTATACCCAGCACCCATGAACGCAGTGCACAATCACCTGAAACCACAGCTCTGGGGATCTATACTTCTGTCATCCATGGGTACCAGCTCTCACATACAAGACCCACACATacatgttattaaaaataataaaattttaaaataagggtTGCAGGGGACCGaagagatgcttcagtggttaagcacactggctgttcttccagaggaccagacttTGATTCTTAGCACTCACTCATGGCCACTCACAACTCATGGCcactcacaacagtctgtaaccccagctccaggggatccagtgcccccTTCTGGACTCTGCAAGAACTGTATGCTtgtgatgcacatacatgcatgcaagcaaaacatccatatacttAAAATACAGAGATTAACTTTtaagatgttttctgttttactaAAAGTGATTTTTCGCCTGCTATGATCAAAaagctaactttttttttgttgtgccCCATTGCTAAATGTTTATCTCCTGagactttaaatttgaaataaatttccAGCCATGAATATTACCTAGTTCACCGAGCATAGAACTACTGAGAACACTACTACTTCTAGATACTTAGAAACAATTAGTATGAAACTAACCCAGAAGCCCCCTAAGACCTTGCATTTCACTGAAATGGCAAATATTTAAAAgtgatgtattttttaaagttttgaaatttGTCTGTACACAGGCAAGGCACAGATAAGCAAAATCCCAAATGCAGAAAATGTAATTGGcttgtattgatttttaaattaaaggtcgagaatttcatatatgcatatgttttgaTCAAACCCACCCTTCCCTCCAACCTTGCcataccccctcccccagccttcctttccttcccaacttcatgtacTCTTTTTAAACCCACTGAGTCCACTTAATGTTGCTGTATGCACACAGGCCACGCACTGGAGCATGAACAGCCAACAGTTGAGTCTGAAGCCCTGAACCAAACTGACCATCTCTCTTATCCAACAGCCATCAGTTGGCAATTGAGTTTCAGCtagggtgtgacatcacaagcCTCTCCCACACCATTGCctagatattaatattttaatttaaaaaaaaaaaaacactgccaGTGTTAGAGTCCCCAAATTCTTACCATCTTTCAtggtcactgatttttttttataggagatacatatttatgtgaaaaaaaaaaaaaaggatattagCTTTGGCCCCAGCTTTAGCGGTAATTCATCTGCTATATAATTTCAAATGAAAGGGTTGGGGTAGAATTATTTTTTGACATTCTAggattaaaatataaactttgttactccaaaattaaaaagaaaaaaaaaaaaaacaaaccccaaaacttGTATTGCTATGTAACGAACACCTAGTCAAGGGTATTCTAAAATAATTCTCAAATACAGAGAACATCTCCCCACAGTGGCTAACAGGAGTGTGGGAGGATCCTTGGAGGCATGGACACACATTTACTGAATAACTCTACAAACTAGGTTTGCTCACAAACGGTCTAAATTAATCTCATGAGGGACAAGTTCAGAGATTAGCGTTTCCAAGatgatatattaaaaatgaatttcaaatacATTATATTCCAGGGTTGTTCAACATCTGCACGATGAAACCTATGAAGGGGTCAAACAGTAGAGGAATGCTGGGGCTCACGGCTTAATCTAGCCTCCATTTATCCCAAATCGTGTTCCTGCTTAACAATGTTGTTGAGACATGTTCCAGATCAAAgtagtgttttgagacagagatatTTAGTATTTAGACTAGATTCAAGCTACaaagtaagcacacacacacacacacacacacacacacacacacacacaaaggataaACAGATGCTGACCAAATTAACTAAATTATTCTAGAGTAGAAGGAAATCCTACCCGATTTATGTGGGAAAGAAGTTAATATTTCTAGTAAGATTTTCTTGCCTTTGTCTGGATACATCTAAGGATAGAAAACATTGACTCCTGTCATTTCTGCTGTCTTGGACTATTTAAAGAAGTAGAACTTTATCACAACTTAGTATTTGTGCCTTGCTGTAACATGGTCCTTGCTGTATCATCTGGTTGTATTTAGGGTAAAGACAGTTGTAAGAATAAAGCCTTAGAAACAATTGCTTCCTATTTAGATGTGCAGTCATTTTTCcccctaagccttttttttttcttctggtgcATTTTCCTGctactttggtttcttttgatgTGATTTAGGACACTAAAGTTGTATACACTTACcttaaatgcaaagaaaaaggaTAATACATTCCCGGAAAGGAAACCCCACCTTTATGCTCTATGAAACAAGAGTCTGCACCTTCCTTTCCCACAGCATGTAATTTACAAACATTTCAGGGATAATGGACCTTGTTGAGGGCTGTCACTGTAAACGTAGAGAAGCCAGGGCAATGATTGGCTCATCTTCAGTAGACAATTCATATTCTGAATAGTATTTTGCAAGTCAACTaatttaatattcaaattttaGATCTACATTTAGAATGAACTAAGAATAACCCAAAGCTGCAGATAATGTAAATGTAGAAGTATTTCTTAAGCACAGTAACATAAATGGCATTTAAATAGAGGTATGTTTTATGTAATAGCATACATGAGGAATATTAATTGTTCAGACATTAAAGCATTCCCGTGACGTTTCTCTTAGGAGAAGGAAATATTTAACAACTCAAAACCAGACCAAATGAATGCATCGCTACATATGGTAATTAAAACTACatcttaaaataaatgttcagTATGCAACAGATTTAAAGGTAGCTTTTAAACACTGTGGCTgccccaaatctttatttttatacacaaGGAGATGAAACTATTTATGTCGTGCCTTCATGTCTTCTTATTGAAGTGTGTAATTTTGAAGGTTTTAcctaagtttttcttttatatgtatctAGAGGTCAGAGACTTAAAATGTTAAACCAACTTAGCCACTTGTGGAAATTCTATCACCCTTGAATTAAAGGCATTTCTTCCAAAATATCTGAATAACTCAAGTactatcaaaattattttaagtatacaatagaaacaaattttcttggaaaaaaagtTCTTTATTATAAACTAAGCCAATTATGTGGCCAAGATGTCCCTTAGGTCAAATGTAAATGCAAACTACCaaaacattttatgaaatgtttATGCAAATTAGGAGGTCAAGtcctagggctggagagttggctcagtggtaaagagcacttggGGAGAACCTAAACTTGGTTCCCAACACATGgtgtggctcacaatcatccataatcCAACAGTCGTCCAGACGTGGGTCACTGAACATGTAGACAggtacatgtagacaaaacacacacatgtagataaaacactcatacacataggcCTAAAACTTAAGAACTTTTTCTCAACTGGTACCCTAAATGCTGCTTAAAGGAGTTAACAGATTCTTATCTAGCAATGTATCAGAAGATAGCTTAAAATAAGGCAGGTGCCTAATGccatggaaatgaaaaaaaaaaaaaaaaaaaaggaatgcaaaATTGATCTGTCAGCCAATGCTTGTGTACTATTTACGCAAGAACTTGGATTGGCAACATAgtaagttatttaaaatttataattccaATTTAAATGACTGGCAGAAAATTTTaatgatacatttacacacagaAGTACTTAGTATTATGTGGTCCATGAATAGTGAATTCTTACAAGCTTACAGCATTCAGAAAACACCAAACCCGAATTAATGAATTTTCAACTTTCACTTAATGAATACATTGATAATGTATGCAATTACTTTTAGCAGTTTTTATGCATACAAGTAAATCTAGCAAAAATATGCAGACACAGTAAAAgtaaacattttgcattttgtgcTTGGAAACCAGTTTACTTTTTTCCTGACCCGCTGATACAAAGACCTGGTCTCTCAGCGAGGACACTGGATGTTACGGGAAATACAAGTGAACACCTCTGGCATATAACCTTACTCTAATGCTAACTTTGTGTGAGTTCACCAGGACCTTAATCTAGTTAGTATGTATGCATGAAACCAAGAATAAAGTGGACAGGTGACAGTAACTTCATATGTGATCTGCAATGGCTTCCTGGCTTCTCCCATGAACAATAATTCTTTATATGGTCCTCAGGTGTATCATTTCAGAATTCCATTGCTTATGGTAAATCTCTATGGTAATTTCACTTCAAACAGACATTTATAAATCAAACTGAAtgatcaattttcttttaaaatagaaatattgctCAATCTAATTAATGTGATCTCTACTGTAGAAAATGGGAGATTGAACATGAATGTCATATATTACCAGTTTCAGCCTATTTACTTTGAAATAGCATAAACTGGCTCCTCCtttcttcaaatacataaaaaaaaaac
Above is a window of Arvicanthis niloticus isolate mArvNil1 chromosome 22, mArvNil1.pat.X, whole genome shotgun sequence DNA encoding:
- the Kcnmb4 gene encoding calcium-activated potassium channel subunit beta-4 isoform X2; this encodes MAKLRVSYEYTEAEDKSIRLGLFLIVSGILSLFIFGFCWLSPALQDLQATAANCTVLSVQQIGEVFECTFTCGTDCRGTSQYPCVQVYVNTSESNSRALLHSDQHQLLTNPKNTVTNLFMYTLFHLPNCCFSKCGQHSSSIHTSCELDRHAYSLVSAYIPPKFHDQDLHSKKRERERERNL
- the Kcnmb4 gene encoding calcium-activated potassium channel subunit beta-4 isoform X1, yielding MAKLRVSYEYTEAEDKSIRLGLFLIVSGILSLFIFGFCWLSPALQDLQATAANCTVLSVQQIGEVFECTFTCGTDCRGTSQYPCVQVYVNTSESNSRALLHSDQHQLLTNPKCSYIPPCKRENQKNSESVMNWQQYWKDEIGSQPFTCYFNQHQRPEDVLLQRTHDEIVLLHCFLWPVVAFVVGVLIVVLTICAKSLAVKAEAMKKRKFS